The following proteins are encoded in a genomic region of Brachypodium distachyon strain Bd21 chromosome 1, Brachypodium_distachyon_v3.0, whole genome shotgun sequence:
- the LOC100833833 gene encoding uncharacterized protein LOC100833833 codes for MSHGGGGGDGGSSSSSSSCMSLSLGKFIRRALRGGKQKRLKQDDKAAAAAAGRRRRAADGYYCASSIELLATSSSSSSWTPAGPAASSSSSSAPAVVRVVLWSGVVEVYTGVVLARAVIQNHPPGLCLAHPDVFRNPHGAMVRPLEPLFPGQKFFLLPESTIRKLQRAIPESSVGAFDDDDEDEDEEYETSSAEIEISESEEETGAVPGCCARDYFVDRERWAEWQFKRMVARGIAVEQEGRSAGEIDKKKKRRRKKQRKELPRLAPAPPPCRMRAVRSWEPSLPSVVEEASPSPDLRADRPADQEARTDHETP; via the coding sequence ATGTcacacggcggcggcggcggcgatgggggtagtagcagcagcagcagcagctgcatgTCCCTCTCCCTAGGCAAGTTCATCCGCCGCGCGCTCCGCGGCGGCAAGCAGAAGCGCCTCAAGCAGGACgacaaggccgccgccgccgccgcagggagacgaaggcgggcggcggacgggtACTACTGCGCGTCCTCCATAGAGCTTctcgccacctcctcctcatcgtcttcctggacgccggcggggccggcggcgtcgtcgtcttcctcgtcggcACCGGCGGTGGTGCGGGTGGTGCTGTGGAGCGGGGTGGTGGAGGTGTACACGGGCGTGGTCCTCGCGCGCGCGGTGATCCAGAACCACCCGCCGGGGCTCTGCCTGGCGCACCCGGACGTGTTCCGCAACCCGCACGGCGCCATGGTGCGCCCGCTGGAGCCGCTGTTCCCCGGCCAgaaattcttcctcctccccgagTCCACCATCCGCAAGCTCCAGCGCGCCATCCCCGAGAGCTCCGTCGGCGccttcgacgacgacgacgaagacgaagatgaGGAATACGAGACGTCGTCCGCTGAGATTGAGATCTcggagtcggaggaggagacgggggcggTGCCCGGGTGCTGCGCCAGGGATTACTTCGTGGACAGGGAGCGGTGGGCGGAGTGGCAGTTTAAGAGGATGGTGGCGCGCGGCATCGCCGTCGAGCAAGAGGGGCGGAGCGCCGGCGAGATagataagaagaagaagaggaggaggaagaagcagaggaaggAGCTGCCACGGCtggcccccgcgccgccgccctgcaggatgcgggcGGTAAGGTCGTGGGAGCCCAGCCTGCCGTCCGTCGTGGAGGAGGCTTCTCCGTCGCCGGATCTCCGGGCAGATCGGCCGGCGGATCAGGAGGCCAGGACTGACCACGAGACGCCGTGA
- the LOC100833526 gene encoding uncharacterized protein LOC100833526: MLAASLKPPPPSPPSLSASSPSTRAPSQTTVTCLPRRRRRHRRLHLSAAATAESAGAGAAVSPEEASTSTAFDEARLAQFAVDWEAVRADKDRGRVLRLPVVRANTGGLILRYNSLQGFVPNPLLSPAHWCKDPKRPIQDITKDLVGSSISVKVSEVNEEEKKLVFSEKDASWSAYSSQVKIGDTYDGIVGSVFHYGAFVHLRFPDGNYHLTGLVHISEVSWDLVQDVQDFLNEGDTVKVVVVKIDAEKSRIALSIRQLEEDPLLETLDKIIPLEPDLSPDAQITSSPAEVELLPGLEGICNELLQEDGITDVRFGRQALEKRVVSQDLELWLSSVPAKDNQFKLLARAGRQVQEVYLTTSLDQEGVKKAVQRVLGRVP, from the exons ATGCTGGCCGCGTCCctcaagccgccgccgccttcgccaccctccctctcggcctcctccccgTCCACCCGCGCTCCTTCCCAAACCACCGTCACCTgtctcccccgccgccgccgccgccaccgccgtctccacctctccgccgccgcgaccgccgagagcgccggcgcaggcgcggcCGTCAGCCCCGAGGAAgcttccacctccaccgcgTTCGATGAGGCGCGCCTAGCCCAG TTCGCGGTGGACTGGGAAGCTGTGCGCGCGGACAAGGACCGGGGGAGGGTCCTCAGGCTGCCCGTGGTGCGGGCCAACACCGGTGGGCTGATCCTCAGGTACAACTCCCTGCAGGGGTTCGTGCCCAACCCTCTCCTCAGCCCCGCGCATTGGTGTAAAG ATCCCAAAAGGCCTATTCAAGATATCACAAAGGACCTAGTCGGCTCGTCCATTTCTGTCAAG GTGTCTGAAGTGAatgaggaagaaaagaagcttGTATTCTCTGAGAAGGATGCCAGTTGGTCAGCTTACTCTTCTCAAGTCAAGATTGGTGATACCTATGACGGGATTGTTGGTTCGGTGTTCCACTATGGTGCATTTGTTCACCTACGATTTCCTGATG GAAATTATCATCTTACTGGTCTTGTACATATCTCCGAGGTCTCTTGGGATCTTGTCCAAGACGTCCAAGATTTTCTAAATGAAGGCGACACTGTCAAGGTCGTAGTAGTGAAGATTGATGC GGAGAAGTCAAGGATAGCTTTATCAATCAGACAATTGGAGGAAGATCCTCTGCTGGAGACATTGGACAAAATTATTCCTTTG GAACCTGATCTATCACCTGATGCTCAAATCACGTCATCTCCTGCCGAAGTTGAACTTCTTCCGGGACTTGAGGGTATATGTAACGAACTATTACAAGAGGATGG TATAACAGATGTACGGTTCGGGCGCCAGGCACTGGAGAAACGTGTGGTTTCACAAGATTTGGAGCTTTGGCTTTCTAGT GTGCCAGCAAAAGACAACCAGTTCAAGCTTCTTGCTCGAGCTGGGAGACAG GTGCAAGAAGTATATTTGACAACTAGCCTAGACCAGGAAGGCGTAAAGAAGGCGGTACAGAGAGTTCTAGGCCGCGTTCCTTGA